A single window of Candidatus Obscuribacter sp. DNA harbors:
- a CDS encoding SOS response-associated peptidase codes for MCGRYTLSAGESEILERFNVDDVFMETRLTPRFNIAPTQDIVVILSQDGKRVLTAYKWGLIPFWVKDLAQARPMINARAETLPEKPFFKTALSRRRCIIPADGFFEWQSKADSKTKTPMWIHLSRQGLLDNGQNVAEHSPVLFGFAGLYDKWKRPDGTLLETCTIITTSANQAISPVHERMPVILSKGAESVWLNATIQDPQELMQVLHACPDNIIQMHPVSARVNKPAAQGQDLIEPCVNDDVEAAKEAKPRTRSKSKAAPKGEQYQQITLPGLNLPESD; via the coding sequence ATGTGCGGTAGATACACTTTATCAGCAGGCGAATCAGAAATACTGGAGCGCTTTAACGTCGACGATGTCTTTATGGAGACACGTTTAACGCCGCGCTTTAATATCGCTCCGACTCAAGACATTGTCGTGATCTTGAGCCAGGATGGTAAGCGAGTTTTGACTGCATACAAATGGGGCTTGATCCCTTTTTGGGTCAAAGATCTCGCTCAAGCCAGACCAATGATCAATGCCAGAGCTGAGACGCTGCCAGAGAAGCCATTTTTTAAAACAGCGTTGTCCAGGCGTCGCTGCATCATCCCGGCTGATGGTTTTTTTGAATGGCAAAGCAAGGCTGACTCCAAAACCAAGACGCCAATGTGGATCCATTTAAGCCGTCAAGGTTTACTCGATAACGGACAGAATGTGGCAGAGCACTCACCAGTACTCTTTGGCTTTGCTGGTCTTTACGACAAGTGGAAAAGACCTGATGGCACCTTGCTTGAGACGTGCACCATAATCACCACCTCAGCCAACCAAGCAATCAGTCCTGTGCACGAACGTATGCCGGTAATCCTGTCAAAAGGCGCAGAGTCAGTCTGGCTAAATGCTACCATCCAGGATCCGCAAGAGCTGATGCAAGTACTGCATGCCTGTCCTGACAATATCATCCAGATGCATCCTGTCTCCGCCAGGGTCAATAAGCCTGCGGCCCAGGGGCAAGACTTGATTGAGCCTTGTGTAAATGATGATGTCGAAGCGGCTAAAGAAGCCAAACCCAGGACCAGGTCAAAATCCAAAGCCGCCCCAAAGGGCGAGCAGTACCAACAAATCACACTGCCGGGTTTGAATCTACCGGAGAGCGATTAG
- a CDS encoding aromatic ring-hydroxylating dioxygenase subunit alpha yields the protein MPATFYRSEELYLKSLDQIFATSWQILASHHQLPLDQHAAPFTLLEGALNEPLLLVREGKTLSCLSNVCTHRGAILVEQGCQSRSLRCRYHGRRFNLDGQFQSAPGFENIQDFPRDKDHLPKVSHHSWGPFSFVSLSPACSFDQWIGDVQKRLAFMPFAEFVFRPDLSRDFDIDAHWALYVDNYLEGLHIPFVHPSLTSVLDLKGYQTELLPYGNLQIGASAPGSKSFELPEHSPDYGKQISAYYYWLFPNLMLNFYTWGLSVNIVMPQGHNKTKVRFLTYVWRPELMEGYSPADIVQTEMEDEAVVQSVQQGIQSRLYKSGRYAPQWEAGVKQFHDILRSKLGT from the coding sequence ATGCCAGCGACCTTTTATCGCAGCGAAGAACTCTACCTCAAATCACTTGACCAAATATTTGCCACTAGCTGGCAAATACTAGCCAGTCACCACCAACTCCCGCTGGATCAGCACGCAGCTCCATTTACTTTATTGGAAGGCGCTCTCAATGAGCCACTACTGCTGGTGAGAGAGGGCAAAACACTCTCCTGTCTCTCCAATGTCTGCACGCACCGCGGCGCTATCCTGGTGGAGCAAGGCTGTCAGAGCCGCTCTCTGCGCTGCCGTTATCATGGTCGCCGCTTCAATCTTGATGGGCAATTTCAGTCCGCACCTGGCTTTGAAAACATCCAGGACTTCCCCCGGGACAAAGACCATTTGCCCAAAGTCAGCCACCATAGCTGGGGTCCGTTTAGCTTTGTCTCTCTAAGTCCAGCCTGTAGCTTTGACCAGTGGATAGGCGATGTACAAAAGCGTCTGGCTTTTATGCCATTTGCAGAGTTTGTTTTTCGCCCGGATCTTTCCCGCGACTTTGATATAGACGCCCACTGGGCGCTCTATGTGGACAACTACCTGGAAGGCCTACATATACCGTTTGTGCATCCGTCACTGACCTCGGTGCTGGACTTAAAGGGCTACCAGACCGAGCTTTTACCCTACGGCAATTTGCAAATCGGGGCGTCGGCACCGGGCAGTAAAAGCTTTGAGCTGCCAGAGCACTCTCCAGATTATGGTAAACAAATAAGTGCCTATTACTACTGGCTCTTTCCAAACTTGATGCTCAATTTTTATACCTGGGGACTCTCAGTCAATATAGTCATGCCTCAGGGCCATAACAAAACCAAAGTACGCTTCCTCACCTATGTCTGGCGTCCAGAGCTGATGGAAGGCTACTCACCAGCCGATATCGTACAGACCGAAATGGAAGACGAAGCAGTCGTACAAAGCGTGCAACAGGGCATCCAGTCTAGACTTTACAAAAGCGGACGATATGCCCCCCAGTGGGAAGCTGGCGTCAAACAATTTCATGACATTTTGCGCAGCAAACTTGGAACTTAA
- a CDS encoding TetR family transcriptional regulator, producing the protein MVRPRADNYQERRTEILDAAAAMFAERGFDGTSISAIALKCGVSKALLYHYFASKEEILYEMLVAHCHYLVASAKAVLKESDDAQTQLACVIGELISLYMESQDKHIALMNNLKALSPEQQKTVKELERKLVQIIKSIVAKLRPDLSEPLQTSLTMYLMGAINWTYTWFKPQGAVSSEQFAQLATTMFLDGLHKAELPQSK; encoded by the coding sequence ATGGTCAGACCACGCGCCGACAACTATCAAGAGAGGCGCACTGAGATACTGGACGCGGCGGCAGCGATGTTTGCTGAGCGTGGCTTTGATGGTACTTCTATCTCAGCCATAGCACTCAAATGCGGAGTATCAAAGGCGCTGCTCTATCATTACTTTGCTTCCAAAGAAGAAATCCTCTACGAGATGCTTGTGGCTCACTGTCACTATCTTGTGGCTTCTGCAAAAGCAGTACTCAAAGAAAGTGATGACGCCCAAACGCAGCTTGCCTGTGTGATTGGGGAGCTTATCAGTCTCTATATGGAGTCGCAAGACAAGCATATTGCCTTGATGAATAACCTCAAAGCGCTTTCGCCTGAGCAGCAAAAGACTGTCAAGGAACTCGAACGTAAGCTCGTACAAATTATCAAAAGTATTGTGGCTAAGTTGCGTCCTGACTTATCTGAGCCATTGCAAACATCGCTCACTATGTATCTGATGGGTGCAATAAACTGGACTTATACCTGGTTCAAACCGCAAGGTGCTGTAAGCTCAGAGCAGTTTGCGCAGCTTGCTACTACCATGTTTTTGGATGGCTTGCACAAGGCGGAGCTGCCTCAATCTAAATAG
- a CDS encoding tetratricopeptide repeat protein, which translates to MQFKLDRYALCTLFVLSIGVVSPVRVFAEGEDDVSAFGRFTVRPPVHGTKPTKTSTAYTYDQPKEFLAELYPNNSAVLDTLRREYERQGNWRKALEYHKRYGAVVKPGVLAQVNAKAVDLSKDGLYMGTLGFYELQTGDYQSAVRDLTTALELLPNWSKALKNRAAAYVKLGKFDLAKKDQERLQELIKSGKGVSNYTYQSELARVNQDRQRQSGQFEVSVANGLSALKKNPSNQYVLLHLVSTYLNMGEYQKALVYCQKLVALSPGNAAVKKLADYLGPLAKKGPPAYGDLSVLDKPPVSMIITLVDGKKTIVPASKFASMHKGDARVYDAIAVKLWQLSRVKESDAELEKMLLVNQTDLSLLRQKVQTSEALHLYQDVEDYATAYLEQAAADSNNLLNPDTIQYIYTVRKKARADRGDYAKAIADCNVLLKFDPTSAEVFRDRADYNMKLAKYELAVADYTQSIKYDDTKTSPNYRLRAKAYEKLKKFDLAKRDTDTANKLDKE; encoded by the coding sequence ATGCAATTTAAACTAGATCGCTATGCCCTTTGCACTTTGTTTGTGCTGAGTATTGGCGTTGTCAGTCCGGTCCGGGTGTTTGCCGAAGGTGAAGACGATGTCTCCGCCTTTGGTCGCTTTACTGTGCGGCCGCCTGTGCATGGCACTAAGCCAACTAAAACATCGACAGCGTATACGTATGATCAACCAAAGGAATTTTTAGCTGAGTTATATCCTAACAACAGCGCTGTCCTGGACACATTGAGGCGCGAGTACGAACGACAGGGCAACTGGCGCAAAGCACTGGAATATCACAAAAGATATGGTGCGGTGGTCAAGCCCGGAGTGTTGGCTCAAGTAAATGCAAAGGCTGTGGACCTCAGTAAAGATGGTCTTTATATGGGCACACTTGGCTTTTATGAATTGCAAACCGGTGATTATCAAAGTGCTGTGAGAGACTTGACTACAGCTCTTGAGCTTTTGCCCAATTGGTCCAAAGCCCTTAAAAATAGAGCAGCTGCTTACGTCAAACTCGGTAAATTTGATCTGGCCAAAAAGGATCAAGAACGTCTCCAGGAGCTTATTAAGTCGGGCAAAGGCGTGAGCAATTATACCTATCAGTCTGAACTCGCCCGAGTCAATCAAGATAGGCAAAGGCAATCAGGACAGTTTGAAGTCAGTGTCGCCAACGGTTTGTCCGCGCTTAAAAAAAATCCGAGCAATCAATATGTGTTGCTCCATCTCGTCAGTACTTACCTCAATATGGGCGAATATCAAAAGGCTCTAGTCTATTGCCAAAAATTGGTAGCACTCTCACCTGGCAATGCAGCTGTGAAAAAATTGGCGGACTATCTAGGGCCTTTAGCCAAAAAAGGTCCACCTGCCTATGGTGACTTGTCAGTGCTCGATAAGCCACCTGTCAGTATGATTATCACTTTAGTTGATGGCAAAAAAACAATTGTGCCGGCCTCAAAATTTGCCTCTATGCACAAAGGCGATGCCCGGGTATACGATGCTATTGCAGTCAAACTCTGGCAACTATCAAGGGTAAAAGAGTCTGATGCTGAGCTAGAAAAAATGCTCTTGGTCAATCAAACAGACTTATCTCTGCTCAGGCAAAAAGTACAAACCAGTGAGGCGTTGCATCTGTATCAGGACGTCGAAGACTATGCCACTGCTTATCTGGAGCAAGCTGCTGCTGACAGCAATAATTTGCTCAATCCTGATACTATCCAATACATTTACACGGTCCGCAAAAAAGCTCGAGCAGACCGCGGTGACTATGCTAAAGCTATTGCTGATTGCAATGTCTTGCTTAAGTTTGATCCCACATCGGCAGAAGTATTTAGGGACCGGGCTGACTACAATATGAAACTTGCAAAATATGAACTGGCAGTGGCAGACTATACCCAGTCAATTAAATACGATGATACCAAAACCAGTCCTAACTATCGTCTGCGTGCTAAGGCGTATGAGAAGCTAAAAAAGTTTGACCTGGCTAAGCGAGACACTGATACTGCCAACAAACTGGACAAAGAATAG
- a CDS encoding pyridoxamine 5'-phosphate oxidase family protein: MNNQEFSGDSYSKMRELLKGISTAMLTTTAEDGSMRSRPMAIQQFDADNNIWMLTDCWAPKVTEVNRHHQVCLSFMESGSQKYVSVSGTACEIKDPHKVHELWNPTLKAWFPKGPDDRNIGIIKVTPTFAEYWDAPSGAIVELIGLAKAVVKGERYENEGAEHGKIKL; this comes from the coding sequence ATGAATAATCAGGAATTTAGCGGAGACTCGTACAGTAAAATGCGCGAGCTGCTAAAAGGCATAAGCACAGCTATGCTGACGACTACTGCTGAAGACGGCTCCATGCGCAGCAGACCAATGGCAATTCAACAGTTTGATGCAGACAACAATATATGGATGTTAACCGATTGCTGGGCACCAAAAGTCACCGAAGTAAACAGACACCACCAAGTCTGCCTGTCCTTTATGGAATCCGGCAGTCAAAAATACGTCTCAGTATCCGGCACCGCCTGCGAGATCAAAGATCCGCACAAAGTGCATGAGCTGTGGAATCCCACACTCAAAGCCTGGTTTCCTAAAGGACCAGACGATCGCAATATCGGTATCATCAAGGTGACCCCGACTTTTGCAGAATACTGGGACGCGCCAAGTGGAGCCATTGTTGAGCTTATCGGGCTGGCAAAAGCTGTTGTCAAAGGCGAGCGCTACGAAAACGAAGGCGCAGAGCACGGCAAAATCAAACTTTAA